ATAGAGCGAAGAGATGGGGTCTCCAGTCGCTGGAAGGTCAAGGGGCGGGGTCGAAGGTTTTCTGGCATCCGGGTGCCGCATCACGAAAAGCGTGAGGTGCCGGAAGAATTTGACCTGCCTCCTGTCGCTTGCCGGAAATCGGCGTATAGTCGGGCCGGAAACAGCTTGGAGAATGTGACGTTTGTCACAGGAAACGCAGCAGGACGGGCGCGTCGTCGCGATTCGCGGGGCGGTGATCGACATCGCCTTCGACAGCGGCGCGCTGCCCCCGATCAACGATGCCCTCGCCATCCAAAGCCCCGGCCTGCCGGCGCTGACGGTCGAGGTTCAGGCCCATCTCGACGCGCGCAGCCTGCGCTGCATCGCGCTTCAGGACACCACCGGCCTGCGGCGCGGCGCGCCGGCGCGGCATCTGGGCGGGCCGGTCACCACGCCGGTGGGCGAGGCCGTGCTCGGCCGGCTGCTCGACGTCACCGGGCGCACCGGCGACAAGGCCCCGCCCCTGCCCGACGACACCCCGCGCCGCCCGATCCACGCCGCCCCGCCGCCGCTGCGCGCGCAGAGCGGCACGTCGGAGATCTTTTCCACCGGCATCAAGGTGATCGACCTGCTGGCGCCGCTGGCACAGGGCGGCAAGGCGGCGATGTTCGGCGGCGCAGGCGTCGGCAAGACCGTGCTGGTGATGGAGCTGATCCACGCCATGGTGGCGCGCTACGAGGGGATCTCGGTGTTTTCCGGCGTCGGCGAACGCTCGCGCGAGGGGCACGAGATGCTCTCGGACATGACCGAGGCCGGGGTGCTCGACCGCACGGTGCTGGTCTATGGCCAGATGAACGAGCCGCCCGGCGCGCGCTGGCGGGTGCCGATGACCGCGCTCGCGATCGCCGAGCATTTCCGCGATGCCGATCACCGCAACGTGCTGCTCTTGATGGACAATGTGTTCCGCTTCGTCCAGGCGGGCTCGGAGGTGTCGGGGCTG
The window above is part of the Salipiger abyssi genome. Proteins encoded here:
- the atpD gene encoding F0F1 ATP synthase subunit beta — protein: MSQETQQDGRVVAIRGAVIDIAFDSGALPPINDALAIQSPGLPALTVEVQAHLDARSLRCIALQDTTGLRRGAPARHLGGPVTTPVGEAVLGRLLDVTGRTGDKAPPLPDDTPRRPIHAAPPPLRAQSGTSEIFSTGIKVIDLLAPLAQGGKAAMFGGAGVGKTVLVMELIHAMVARYEGISVFSGVGERSREGHEMLSDMTEAGVLDRTVLVYGQMNEPPGARWRVPMTALAIAEHFRDADHRNVLLLMDNVFRFVQAGSEVSGLLGRMASRVGYQPTLATEVAELQERIAATDSAAITAIEAVYVPADDFTDPAVTTIAAHVDSTVVLSRAMAADGMYPAVDPIASGSILLDPLILGEEHVAVANQVRRAIEHYRELQDVISLLGMEELGREDRHIVERARRLQRFLTQPFSVTEAFTGLEGRSVAIEDTIAGCKAILAGEADDWDESALYMVGDFEEARAKEEAARKAQDAA